A region from the Streptosporangium sp. NBC_01756 genome encodes:
- a CDS encoding sugar transferase: MRVGTEGPAIALLNNGSVRTAPSIWTRSYARILLAGDLACAVIACESVLGVRLWFGAYIPGTEALLGLGLALAWPFSLAVGGAYRKRAHGEGTEEFRAVFDGGVGLTAAVAIGAYATQTTIARSFVMAMFPLALMLTVVFRYRMRKRLHRRRSSGEYMRQVVAVGHRESVLDLVMQLRRQPHHGMTVVAACLPAGPEILDVDGVPVLGGFADVADVVTEVNADTVAILACPELDGAALRRIAWGLEDARTDLFVAPALMDVAGPRISIRPVAGMPLLHVEHPEFDGAKHLAKSLFDRVGAGLALLALAVPMLVITVLIRLTSPGPALFRQVRVGKGGREFKVVKFRTMVDDAERLKIDLQRLNEFDGVLFKMRNDPRITRVGAFLRRYSLDELPQLLNVLHGEMSLVGPRPPLPEEVKQYGEDVRRRLVVRPGMTGLWQVSGRSDLTWEESVRLDLRYVENWSLFLDLQILWKTWSAVTGGEGAY, encoded by the coding sequence ATGAGGGTGGGGACAGAGGGGCCCGCTATCGCGCTCCTCAACAACGGTTCGGTACGCACCGCTCCGAGCATCTGGACACGTTCCTATGCACGGATCCTGCTGGCAGGAGACCTCGCGTGTGCGGTGATCGCCTGTGAGTCGGTCCTGGGAGTCCGGCTCTGGTTCGGTGCCTACATTCCGGGAACGGAGGCGTTGCTGGGGCTCGGTCTCGCCTTGGCGTGGCCGTTCTCGCTGGCGGTGGGGGGCGCTTATCGTAAACGCGCCCACGGAGAGGGGACGGAAGAGTTCCGGGCGGTTTTCGACGGAGGGGTCGGACTGACGGCCGCCGTGGCGATCGGGGCTTATGCCACGCAGACCACTATTGCCCGCAGTTTTGTCATGGCGATGTTCCCATTGGCTCTCATGCTCACCGTCGTCTTCCGATACCGGATGCGCAAGCGGCTGCACCGGCGCCGGTCCTCCGGTGAGTACATGCGCCAGGTGGTCGCCGTCGGGCACCGGGAGTCGGTGCTGGACCTGGTGATGCAGCTCCGGCGGCAGCCGCACCACGGCATGACGGTGGTCGCCGCCTGCCTGCCGGCCGGACCGGAGATCCTCGACGTCGACGGCGTGCCGGTGCTCGGCGGCTTCGCCGACGTCGCCGACGTGGTGACCGAGGTCAACGCCGACACCGTCGCCATCCTGGCCTGCCCCGAGCTGGACGGCGCCGCGCTGCGCCGGATCGCCTGGGGACTGGAGGACGCCCGTACCGACCTGTTCGTCGCACCCGCGCTCATGGACGTGGCGGGTCCGCGCATCAGCATCCGGCCGGTGGCCGGAATGCCGCTGCTGCACGTCGAGCATCCCGAGTTCGACGGGGCCAAGCACCTCGCCAAGAGCCTGTTCGACAGGGTCGGCGCGGGGCTGGCCCTGCTGGCGCTGGCGGTGCCCATGCTGGTCATCACCGTGCTGATCCGCCTGACCAGTCCGGGACCGGCACTGTTCCGGCAGGTCAGAGTGGGCAAAGGCGGGCGGGAGTTCAAGGTCGTGAAGTTCCGCACCATGGTCGACGACGCGGAGCGGCTCAAGATCGACCTTCAGCGGCTCAACGAGTTCGACGGTGTCCTCTTCAAGATGAGGAACGATCCAAGGATCACCCGCGTGGGCGCCTTCCTGCGCCGTTACTCCCTCGACGAGCTGCCGCAGCTGCTCAACGTGCTCCACGGAGAGATGTCACTCGTCGGGCCGCGGCCACCGCTGCCCGAAGAGGTCAAGCAGTACGGCGAGGACGTGCGCCGCCGCCTGGTCGTCAGACCCGGCATGACCGGTCTCTGGCAGGTGAGCGGCCGCTCCGATCTGACCTGGGAGGAGTCGGTCCGCCTCGACCTGCGTTACGTCGAGAACTGGTCGCTCTTCCTGGACCTGCAGATCCTCTGGAAAACCTGGAGCGCCGTCACCGGCGGAGAAGGGGCTTACTGA
- the rfbC gene encoding dTDP-4-dehydrorhamnose 3,5-epimerase, translating to MEPLSIGGAWCHTPRVHLDSRGAFLESYRSADLEEAVGHRLDLAQVNCSVSARGVLRGVHFADVPPGQAKYVTCVSGAVLDVVVDIRVGSPTFGRWDAVRLDDESRRGLYIAEGLGHAFMALSEQATIVYLCSQPYAPGREHGIHPLDPAVGIDWPAGLEPLLSEKDAAAPTLKEALDAGLLPDHRTCAAHYDGLTATGRSFTAPSH from the coding sequence ATGGAACCTCTCAGCATCGGCGGAGCCTGGTGCCACACCCCCCGCGTCCACCTCGACTCCCGCGGCGCGTTCCTGGAGAGCTACCGCTCCGCCGACCTGGAGGAGGCCGTCGGGCACCGGCTGGATCTCGCCCAGGTCAACTGCTCGGTCTCCGCCAGGGGTGTCCTGCGCGGCGTCCACTTCGCCGACGTGCCCCCCGGCCAGGCCAAGTACGTCACCTGCGTCTCCGGCGCCGTCCTCGACGTCGTCGTGGACATTCGCGTCGGCTCGCCCACCTTCGGCCGATGGGACGCCGTACGCCTGGACGACGAGTCCCGGCGCGGCCTCTACATCGCCGAGGGGCTCGGCCACGCGTTCATGGCGCTCAGTGAGCAGGCCACGATCGTCTACCTGTGCTCGCAGCCCTACGCCCCCGGACGCGAGCACGGGATCCACCCCCTCGACCCGGCCGTCGGGATCGACTGGCCGGCCGGCCTGGAGCCGCTCCTGTCGGAGAAGGACGCCGCGGCCCCCACCCTCAAGGAGGCGTTGGACGCGGGGCTGCTGCCCGACCACCGCACGTGCGCGGCCCACTACGACGGCCTCACCGCGACCGGCCGGAGCTTCACCGCGCCTAGCCACTGA
- a CDS encoding glucose-1-phosphate thymidylyltransferase yields MKALVLAGGSGTRLRPITHTSAKQLVPVANKPVLFYGLEAIAAAGIREIGIVVGDTQAEIEAAVGDGSSFGLQVTYLRQHAPLGLAHAVLIARDYLGDDDFVMYLGDNFIVGGIRDIVDRFVRERPSAQIMLTQVGDPRQFGVAELDAGGRVVGLEEKPARPKSDLALVGVYLFTSAIHEAVAELKPSWRGELEITDAIQWLIQEGHGVESTVVSGYWKDTGNVTDMLEVNRLVLESLDGRVGGRVDGASELIGRVVVEPGAVVERSRIVGPVIIGAGARVLDSYLGPFTSIAADCVISSSEIEYSIVLPRASISGVSRIEASLIGHDVEVTPAPTTPRAHRLVLGDHSKVQISS; encoded by the coding sequence GTGAAAGCACTCGTGCTCGCGGGGGGATCGGGCACCCGGCTCCGGCCGATCACCCACACCTCCGCGAAGCAGCTCGTCCCGGTGGCCAACAAGCCCGTGCTCTTCTACGGGCTGGAGGCCATCGCGGCCGCCGGGATCCGGGAGATCGGGATCGTGGTGGGCGACACGCAGGCCGAGATCGAGGCGGCGGTCGGCGACGGTTCCTCGTTCGGCCTGCAGGTCACCTACCTCCGTCAGCACGCTCCGCTCGGGCTCGCCCACGCGGTACTGATCGCCCGCGACTACCTCGGCGACGACGACTTCGTCATGTACCTCGGTGACAACTTCATCGTCGGCGGCATCCGCGACATCGTCGACCGGTTCGTCCGGGAGCGGCCGTCCGCCCAGATCATGCTCACCCAGGTCGGCGATCCCCGGCAGTTCGGCGTCGCCGAGCTCGACGCCGGAGGACGCGTGGTCGGCCTGGAGGAGAAACCCGCCCGGCCCAAGAGCGATCTCGCGCTTGTCGGGGTCTACCTGTTCACCTCCGCCATCCACGAGGCGGTGGCCGAGCTCAAGCCGTCGTGGCGGGGCGAGCTGGAGATCACCGACGCGATCCAGTGGCTGATCCAGGAAGGGCACGGGGTCGAGTCCACCGTGGTATCCGGTTACTGGAAGGACACCGGGAACGTCACCGACATGCTCGAGGTCAACCGGCTGGTGCTGGAGTCCCTGGACGGCCGGGTCGGCGGCCGGGTGGACGGTGCCAGCGAGCTGATCGGCCGGGTGGTCGTCGAGCCGGGCGCGGTGGTCGAGCGCTCCCGCATCGTCGGCCCGGTGATCATCGGTGCCGGGGCCCGGGTCCTGGACAGCTACCTCGGCCCCTTCACCTCCATCGCGGCCGACTGCGTGATCAGCTCCAGCGAGATCGAATACTCGATCGTGCTGCCCCGGGCCTCGATCTCCGGGGTGTCCCGGATCGAGGCCTCGCTCATCGGCCACGACGTCGAGGTCACCCCCGCCCCCACCACCCCCCGAGCCCACCGCCTCGTGCTGGGCGATCACAGCAAGGTCCAGATAAGTTCATGA
- the rfbB gene encoding dTDP-glucose 4,6-dehydratase yields MKILVIGGAGFIGSHYVRMLGADDVAVTVLDRLTYAGNPANLEGTAHDFVHGDICDAGLLADLVPGHDLVVNFAAESHVDRSIDGAGEFVRTNVLGTQTLMQACLDAGTPKVVQVSTDEVYGSIDVGSWKEDAPVRPRSPYSAAKAGGDMIALAYAVTHGLPVSITRCGNNYGPRQYPEKVIPFFVTNLLQGRRVPLYGDGGNIRDWIHVDDHCAGIRLVAERGEPGEIYHIAGTAELTNTELTTRLLAACGAGWDMVDHVEDRKGHDRRYSLDDSRLRALGYRPAVPFEQGLADTVRWYADNPDWWKAATDRRGGEIA; encoded by the coding sequence ATGAAGATCCTGGTCATCGGGGGGGCCGGATTCATCGGCTCCCACTACGTCCGCATGCTCGGCGCGGACGACGTCGCTGTGACCGTGCTCGACAGACTCACCTACGCCGGCAACCCGGCGAACCTGGAGGGCACCGCCCACGACTTCGTGCACGGCGACATATGCGACGCGGGGCTGCTGGCCGATCTGGTGCCGGGCCACGACCTCGTCGTCAACTTCGCGGCCGAGTCCCACGTGGATCGCTCCATCGACGGCGCCGGGGAGTTCGTCCGGACCAACGTGCTCGGCACGCAGACCCTGATGCAGGCGTGCCTCGACGCGGGGACCCCGAAGGTGGTGCAGGTGTCCACCGACGAGGTCTACGGGTCGATCGACGTCGGCTCCTGGAAGGAGGACGCGCCGGTACGGCCGCGCTCGCCGTACTCCGCGGCCAAGGCGGGCGGCGACATGATCGCCCTGGCCTACGCGGTCACCCACGGCCTGCCGGTCTCCATCACCCGCTGCGGCAACAACTACGGGCCCCGCCAGTATCCGGAGAAGGTGATCCCGTTCTTCGTCACCAATCTCCTCCAGGGACGCAGGGTCCCGCTCTACGGCGACGGCGGCAACATCCGGGACTGGATCCACGTCGACGACCACTGCGCCGGCATCCGGCTCGTCGCCGAGCGGGGCGAACCCGGGGAGATCTACCACATCGCCGGTACGGCGGAGCTGACCAACACCGAGCTCACCACCCGGCTGCTGGCGGCCTGCGGCGCCGGCTGGGACATGGTCGACCATGTCGAGGACCGCAAGGGGCACGACCGCCGCTACTCCCTGGACGACTCCCGGCTGCGGGCCCTCGGCTACCGGCCGGCCGTCCCGTTCGAGCAGGGCCTGGCGGACACGGTCCGCTGGTACGCCGACAATCCGGACTGGTGGAAGGCGGCCACGGATCGGCGAGGCGGGGAGATCGCATGA
- the rfbD gene encoding dTDP-4-dehydrorhamnose reductase: MSRWLVTGASGMLATELLGRLRAAGEPVLALSRDDLDLRDGPAVRHLVSACRPDIVVNCAAWTGVDDAETREAEALAVNGHGVRALAEACERIGARMIQPSTDYVFDGTALNPYPEDAPTCPANAYGRTKLAGEHAVLEVLPDSGYVVRTAWLYGATGKNFVRTMAAIERSRPVLDVVDDQIGPPTWAGDLADGIVELGRTEPPPGIYHATNSGQTSWYGFAREIFELLGADPGRVTPVSTKEFARPAPRPAYSVLGHERWGRAGLPPMRDWREALRASDVLVSG; encoded by the coding sequence ATGAGCCGGTGGCTGGTCACCGGCGCCTCCGGCATGCTCGCGACCGAGCTGCTCGGCCGGCTGAGAGCGGCGGGTGAGCCCGTGCTCGCACTGAGCAGGGACGACCTCGACCTCCGTGACGGGCCCGCGGTCCGGCATCTGGTGTCGGCGTGCCGTCCGGACATCGTGGTCAACTGCGCGGCGTGGACGGGAGTGGACGACGCCGAGACCCGCGAGGCCGAGGCGCTCGCGGTCAACGGGCACGGGGTGCGGGCCCTGGCCGAGGCGTGCGAGCGCATCGGCGCGCGGATGATCCAGCCCTCCACGGACTACGTCTTCGACGGGACCGCGCTGAACCCCTATCCCGAGGACGCGCCGACCTGTCCGGCCAACGCCTACGGGCGTACCAAGCTCGCCGGCGAGCACGCCGTGCTGGAGGTGCTCCCCGATTCCGGCTACGTCGTGCGGACCGCGTGGCTGTACGGCGCGACCGGGAAGAACTTCGTCCGCACGATGGCCGCCATCGAGCGGAGCAGACCGGTCCTGGACGTCGTCGACGATCAGATCGGCCCTCCCACCTGGGCCGGCGACCTGGCCGACGGGATCGTCGAACTGGGGCGCACCGAGCCGCCGCCGGGGATCTACCACGCCACCAACTCCGGCCAGACGAGCTGGTACGGCTTCGCCCGGGAGATCTTCGAACTGCTCGGCGCGGACCCCGGCAGGGTCACCCCCGTCTCCACCAAGGAGTTCGCGCGTCCCGCACCGCGGCCGGCCTACAGCGTGCTCGGGCACGAGCGCTGGGGCCGGGCGGGGCTGCCGCCGATGCGGGACTGGCGAGAGGCGTTGCGGGCGTCCGATGTGCTCGTCAGTGGCTAG